In Sphingobacterium zeae, one genomic interval encodes:
- a CDS encoding RagB/SusD family nutrient uptake outer membrane protein, producing MKKFLAIVLLTGIVGCKKDLLDTSPYSSVSTATMWTTDNLTDLGVAGIYSSFRLLMGHSGLISPYELYQFDRFSYTGQARFDEPLLTGTITAGDPLFLNVWKIQYEGIQRANDALKNIPIKSPSTAEKKAKYIAEAKFLRAYFYFRLNQLYKGVPIYLEPFTAAEAIKGRSSEEEVWNQILADLNDCIAESNFPDRYPAGNANYGHATKAAAYALRGKVYLYRKDWAKAAADFQKVKDAGHTLFGDYKALFKEANEQCPEMIFSIQHRSEQGYGNNMQLFCGWPSVYSRGWNYYMPSPHLVDLYENNDGSKFEWDKIIPGYSSLTENEREVFFLRNNLTDAEKAAAVLRGAKMSLYLPQGNEERIKKAYENRDPRLQANVVTPYSTFRGAYNFTNVESLQFMRWPFRGQAQVGGDIQSDTQINFFYFYRKFVAEGVNEIVDRNYGPIDFPIFRYADVLLMWAEALNEDGKLNEAIAKVNEVRQRAGVALLNSNAATTVGGKEDLRTRIRNERRVEFPNEGINYFDELRWGTWKETVFQAGNGRKQVWGTNVGNYSYKGDFLTVWPIPTSEIQMNVNLVQNPGWID from the coding sequence ATGAAAAAATTTCTAGCGATTGTATTGCTAACAGGTATAGTAGGGTGCAAAAAAGATCTTTTGGATACCTCTCCATATTCATCGGTTTCCACGGCAACGATGTGGACGACCGACAATTTAACAGATTTGGGCGTTGCGGGAATCTATAGTTCGTTTAGGCTCCTGATGGGGCATAGTGGACTGATCTCACCCTATGAACTGTATCAGTTTGATCGTTTTTCCTATACGGGGCAGGCACGTTTTGATGAACCCTTATTGACGGGAACCATTACCGCGGGAGACCCCTTATTTTTGAACGTTTGGAAAATTCAATATGAAGGTATTCAGCGTGCAAACGACGCCTTAAAGAATATTCCCATAAAATCGCCTTCTACAGCAGAAAAGAAAGCAAAATATATTGCGGAAGCTAAATTTCTGCGCGCTTATTTTTACTTTCGACTTAACCAACTCTACAAAGGAGTACCCATTTATCTCGAGCCCTTTACAGCGGCGGAGGCCATTAAAGGACGTAGTTCGGAAGAGGAGGTTTGGAATCAAATATTGGCTGACCTGAACGATTGTATTGCTGAAAGCAATTTCCCCGATCGTTATCCCGCGGGTAATGCAAATTATGGACATGCAACTAAAGCGGCAGCTTATGCCTTACGGGGTAAAGTTTATCTTTATCGAAAGGATTGGGCAAAAGCAGCGGCTGATTTTCAAAAAGTAAAAGATGCTGGCCACACCCTGTTCGGCGATTATAAAGCTTTGTTTAAGGAGGCCAATGAGCAGTGTCCTGAGATGATTTTTTCCATTCAGCATCGCAGTGAACAGGGATATGGGAATAATATGCAGCTATTTTGCGGTTGGCCCTCGGTCTATTCGCGAGGCTGGAATTACTATATGCCTTCACCACACTTGGTTGATCTATACGAAAATAACGATGGCTCTAAGTTTGAATGGGATAAAATTATTCCAGGATACAGCAGTTTAACCGAAAATGAAAGGGAGGTCTTTTTTCTACGTAACAACTTGACAGATGCGGAGAAGGCAGCTGCGGTATTAAGAGGTGCAAAAATGAGCCTTTATCTGCCCCAAGGCAATGAGGAGCGCATCAAAAAGGCCTATGAAAATCGTGATCCCCGTTTGCAGGCCAATGTCGTGACGCCTTATTCGACTTTTAGGGGTGCCTATAATTTTACGAATGTTGAAAGTCTTCAATTTATGCGCTGGCCATTTCGTGGGCAGGCACAGGTAGGCGGCGATATTCAGAGTGATACGCAGATTAATTTCTTCTATTTCTATCGAAAATTTGTCGCCGAAGGAGTAAATGAGATTGTAGATCGCAATTATGGGCCTATCGATTTTCCGATTTTTCGTTATGCTGATGTCTTATTGATGTGGGCCGAAGCATTGAATGAAGATGGTAAATTGAATGAGGCCATTGCTAAAGTCAACGAAGTACGACAAAGGGCAGGTGTTGCACTGTTAAATTCAAATGCAGCAACCACTGTTGGCGGAAAAGAAGATTTACGTACACGCATTCGGAATGAACGTCGTGTGGAGTTCCCGAATGAGGGGATTAATTACTTTGACGAGTTACGATGGGGAACCTGGAAAGAGACGGTATTTCAAGCAGGCAATGGACGTAAGCAAGTCTGGGGAACAAATGTTGGAAACTATAGCTATAAAGGTGATTTCTTAACGGTATGGCCTATTCCGACTTCAGAAATACAGATGAATGTGAATCTGGTGCAAAACCCTGGTTGGATAGATTAG
- a CDS encoding alpha-L-fucosidase yields the protein MIVFRYRLYIIYFLIFFYPFYLRADTTDFVTNGFDLAEQQYALLYKAHKDLTKYPRSGDPSGKTTFTDIRDWTGGFWPGCLWYVFEYTGDDQWRDAALKWTNSLRQNQFNTHHHDIGFVMNCSYGNAYRLTGDTAFKSILIQSAKSLLTRFNAKVGAIKSWDTFSSWDGKHTYELPVIIDNMMNLELLFLASRLSGDSVYRNAAIRHAETTLKNQYRSDYSSYHVVTYDPKTGAVLSRETAQGFSDNSAWARGQAWGLYGFVVMYRETKDPKFLQAALKMADFYARHPRLPVDGVPLWDFDVDQAGFVPNWDYRKEDFSTVPRDASAAAVTASALLELVEYMEPGQQQDYLDLAEKILRSLGSPKYASEVGGNGLFILKHSVGSIPHKGEIDVPLVYADYYYLEALTRWNKRRHRLAQLMKEWQDMNRQKEQALKDFQQQKFGLFIHWGLYAIPAGIWNGQRIEDLGSPSVAEWIQLVAKIPRSTYAKLANQFSPQSFDADNIVKMAKDAGMKYLVVTSKHHDGFALYGSKVSSFNSIQATPFKRDIIQELYDACLRHKLDFGVYYSQNIDWRDGSDAQYKVTKAQHDLAHTKTDAFGANLWDPSKNSFASYLNEKAIPQVKEILTRFKQLKYIWFDMPGLMTAEQSFRFYKTVYDCNPHVIVSERIGNGMGDYAIPGDNRIPDPSEHFNQPWEAIGTFNHSWGYKSYDHDWKNVDELRYWLLEIVSKGGNYMLNIGPDAQGNVPAPVKKNLAILGKWLRLNGEAIYGTSPWTTAHEGPTAIRITDTEQREREGFKASFTASDFWFTQKNDFVYAMALVVPKGGIVNVKSLNQSKAKVKSVEILGFGQVDFQQDDHGLQLKLPKKIENNSLGYALKIKLG from the coding sequence ATGATAGTTTTCAGATATCGCTTATATATCATTTATTTTTTGATTTTTTTTTATCCCTTTTATCTCCGTGCTGATACAACTGATTTTGTAACAAACGGATTTGATTTAGCAGAGCAACAGTATGCTTTACTGTATAAAGCGCATAAGGATCTAACAAAGTATCCGAGATCTGGAGATCCCAGTGGAAAAACAACGTTTACGGATATCCGAGATTGGACTGGTGGCTTTTGGCCAGGCTGTCTTTGGTATGTTTTTGAGTACACGGGGGATGATCAATGGCGTGACGCTGCGTTAAAATGGACGAATTCCTTACGTCAAAATCAATTTAATACACATCACCATGATATTGGTTTTGTCATGAATTGCAGTTATGGCAATGCTTATCGATTGACTGGTGATACGGCTTTCAAATCGATCTTGATCCAGAGTGCCAAATCTTTATTGACCCGTTTCAATGCAAAGGTTGGAGCGATCAAGTCTTGGGATACATTTTCCTCTTGGGACGGTAAGCATACATATGAACTCCCTGTCATTATCGACAATATGATGAATTTGGAGCTTCTTTTTTTGGCTTCCAGATTATCCGGTGATTCTGTCTATCGGAATGCCGCTATTCGACATGCAGAAACAACGTTAAAAAATCAATACCGATCAGATTACAGTTCTTACCATGTGGTTACCTATGACCCCAAAACAGGTGCTGTATTGAGCAGGGAGACTGCACAGGGTTTTTCGGACAATTCCGCTTGGGCTAGAGGGCAAGCTTGGGGACTGTATGGATTTGTTGTGATGTACCGCGAAACGAAGGATCCTAAGTTTTTACAGGCTGCACTAAAAATGGCAGACTTTTATGCACGGCACCCGCGCTTGCCTGTAGATGGGGTTCCCTTGTGGGACTTTGATGTCGATCAAGCGGGATTTGTTCCAAACTGGGACTACCGAAAAGAAGATTTTAGCACTGTTCCGCGTGATGCATCCGCTGCTGCTGTCACGGCATCGGCACTTTTGGAACTGGTTGAATATATGGAGCCGGGACAACAGCAGGATTATTTGGATCTGGCTGAAAAGATTTTGCGATCATTGGGCTCGCCAAAGTACGCTAGTGAAGTTGGAGGAAATGGTCTGTTTATTTTAAAACATAGTGTGGGCAGTATTCCACATAAAGGAGAAATTGATGTGCCTTTGGTGTATGCAGACTATTATTATTTAGAAGCCTTGACGCGATGGAATAAGCGAAGACATCGACTTGCACAGCTGATGAAGGAATGGCAGGATATGAATAGACAGAAGGAACAGGCACTCAAAGATTTTCAACAACAAAAATTTGGCCTGTTTATCCATTGGGGACTGTATGCAATCCCTGCAGGTATATGGAACGGACAGAGAATAGAAGATCTAGGAAGTCCTAGTGTCGCCGAATGGATTCAATTGGTCGCAAAAATTCCACGGTCAACCTATGCCAAATTAGCAAACCAATTTTCGCCTCAATCTTTTGATGCCGATAACATTGTTAAAATGGCCAAGGATGCCGGGATGAAATATCTTGTTGTGACAAGTAAACATCACGATGGATTTGCGCTATATGGTTCAAAGGTCAGTTCATTCAATAGCATACAGGCTACGCCCTTTAAACGCGATATCATTCAGGAACTGTATGATGCCTGTCTTCGGCATAAACTCGATTTTGGTGTCTATTATTCACAGAATATCGATTGGAGGGATGGTAGCGACGCGCAATATAAGGTAACGAAGGCACAGCATGATCTTGCCCATACCAAAACCGATGCTTTTGGTGCCAATCTTTGGGATCCCAGTAAAAATTCCTTTGCTTCGTATCTCAACGAAAAAGCAATTCCTCAGGTAAAGGAAATTTTGACGCGGTTCAAACAGCTGAAATATATCTGGTTTGATATGCCGGGACTGATGACTGCAGAACAAAGCTTTCGGTTCTATAAAACCGTTTATGATTGCAATCCACATGTTATTGTCTCCGAACGCATTGGCAATGGCATGGGCGATTATGCCATTCCAGGAGATAATCGGATTCCAGATCCTTCGGAACATTTTAACCAACCTTGGGAAGCTATCGGGACATTCAATCATTCCTGGGGCTATAAATCCTACGACCATGATTGGAAAAATGTAGACGAATTGCGCTATTGGCTTTTGGAAATTGTCAGTAAAGGTGGTAACTATATGCTCAATATTGGGCCCGATGCGCAGGGGAATGTCCCTGCGCCGGTAAAGAAAAATCTTGCTATATTAGGGAAATGGTTGCGACTCAATGGTGAAGCGATTTATGGAACATCCCCATGGACCACTGCACATGAGGGGCCTACAGCAATTCGGATAACGGATACCGAACAACGGGAGAGAGAAGGATTTAAGGCATCTTTTACCGCTTCGGATTTTTGGTTTACCCAAAAGAATGATTTTGTATATGCAATGGCTCTTGTAGTACCTAAGGGTGGAATCGTCAATGTAAAGTCCCTGAACCAAAGTAAGGCTAAAGTAAAATCAGTGGAAATCTTAGGGTTTGGTCAGGTTGATTTCCAGCAGGATGACCATGGATTGCAATTGAAATTACCCAAGAAGATAGAAAACAACAGCTTGGGCTATGCGCTAAAAATAAAACTAGGCTAA
- a CDS encoding alpha-L-fucosidase, with the protein MKINFLKWKCAAAVGMLLCMTDVANSQTKSLPYEGVAGWQETQDKRMEWFKEARFGLFIHWGLYSAAGGSFEGKKYPQHYAEWIQTWGKIPSKQYAEVLKPKFTLRSFDPKSWAHLAKKTGMKYMVLTSRHHEGFSLFNSQQPYAVKNDVTGTANLSPKGRDLYREIMEAFRQEGMKVGAYYSLLDWQHPDSYEAFQLNPNVDNHQPDHEQYKAYLYGQIKELAQNYGRLDMLWPDFSSKQHEGEAWGTKHILTDLIKWQPNIIINNRFWNGLENKNGDIGTPEKYIPPTGLPGMYWEVSHTMNESYGYSAHDQNWKSFPKIMQLFVETVSKGGNFLLNVGPDGDGGIPEPAVRIMEQIGDWMKINSESIYGTTASPFQALDWGYCTQKNGKLYLHVFDRPADGKINLPIKNKVTAVYALASPKMKLKSTLENGRPAIPVDVFDNNKGPKVIVVEIQGKPIVEESLTQTQADGRIVMNANNAKLQEGKGLKIIGAHTHDPNRPNAIGQWKDLADQVIWDIKIQKPGKYRVLINYLPNPKHQGKILLTALGQKIPFAFINENGTAFKEAVMGTLEVSQQVIGEPSTKVLLQATAIDGDALPEIASITLVPVQE; encoded by the coding sequence ATGAAAATCAATTTTTTAAAGTGGAAGTGTGCAGCAGCAGTGGGAATGTTGCTATGCATGACCGATGTTGCTAATTCACAGACCAAATCATTACCCTATGAAGGCGTAGCTGGCTGGCAGGAGACACAAGATAAACGCATGGAATGGTTTAAAGAAGCTCGTTTTGGGTTATTTATCCATTGGGGATTGTATAGTGCAGCGGGAGGTTCTTTTGAAGGAAAAAAATACCCACAGCATTATGCAGAATGGATACAAACTTGGGGGAAAATTCCCAGTAAGCAGTATGCTGAAGTGCTGAAACCAAAATTTACATTGCGTTCTTTCGATCCAAAATCCTGGGCTCACCTTGCAAAAAAAACGGGAATGAAGTATATGGTGCTGACCTCTCGACACCACGAAGGCTTTAGCTTATTCAATAGTCAACAGCCTTACGCGGTTAAAAACGATGTAACAGGTACGGCAAATTTATCGCCAAAAGGGAGAGATCTTTACCGCGAAATTATGGAAGCTTTCCGCCAAGAGGGAATGAAAGTAGGTGCCTATTATTCGCTGCTGGATTGGCAGCATCCCGATTCCTATGAGGCTTTTCAGTTAAACCCGAATGTAGATAATCATCAACCTGATCATGAACAGTATAAAGCCTATCTCTATGGCCAAATTAAGGAACTTGCCCAAAATTACGGGCGATTGGATATGCTGTGGCCCGATTTCAGTAGCAAACAGCACGAAGGTGAAGCCTGGGGAACCAAACATATTTTAACAGACCTGATCAAATGGCAACCCAACATTATTATCAATAATCGATTTTGGAATGGACTCGAAAATAAAAACGGTGATATTGGAACGCCTGAAAAATATATTCCACCAACAGGCTTGCCTGGTATGTATTGGGAGGTAAGCCATACCATGAATGAAAGTTACGGTTATAGCGCCCATGATCAAAATTGGAAAAGCTTCCCCAAGATCATGCAATTATTTGTGGAAACAGTAAGTAAGGGCGGCAATTTCCTGTTAAATGTTGGACCCGATGGTGATGGCGGCATTCCTGAACCTGCGGTGCGTATTATGGAGCAGATCGGGGACTGGATGAAGATCAATAGCGAATCTATTTACGGGACTACGGCGAGCCCTTTCCAAGCGTTGGATTGGGGTTATTGTACGCAAAAAAATGGGAAGCTCTATCTGCATGTTTTTGACCGTCCAGCCGATGGGAAAATAAATCTACCAATCAAAAATAAAGTGACGGCTGTCTATGCCCTGGCTTCACCGAAAATGAAGTTAAAATCTACGCTGGAAAATGGTAGACCAGCAATTCCTGTTGATGTCTTTGACAACAACAAAGGACCTAAGGTTATCGTGGTGGAGATCCAAGGAAAACCAATTGTTGAGGAAAGCCTGACACAAACACAGGCGGATGGTCGCATCGTGATGAACGCAAATAATGCGAAACTGCAGGAAGGAAAGGGACTGAAAATTATTGGCGCACATACCCATGATCCAAATCGCCCGAATGCCATAGGTCAATGGAAGGATCTTGCCGATCAAGTAATTTGGGATATTAAAATTCAGAAACCGGGTAAATACCGAGTACTCATCAATTATCTACCTAATCCTAAACATCAGGGCAAAATTTTGCTAACCGCTCTTGGACAAAAGATTCCTTTCGCCTTTATAAATGAAAATGGAACTGCATTTAAGGAAGCGGTCATGGGAACATTAGAAGTATCACAGCAAGTGATCGGAGAGCCAAGTACAAAAGTGCTGCTGCAGGCTACGGCAATTGATGGCGATGCATTACCTGAGATTGCGTCAATTACACTGGTTCCGGTTCAAGAATAA
- a CDS encoding Gfo/Idh/MocA family protein codes for MKRREFIAKGIVSSLAFTIVPRVVLGGNGFLAPSDRINLGFIGVGKQSYTLMNGLNRCKEIASLAACDVDRNKLAAFIAATAKKQTELSKAQTEIKAYHHYRELLDRKDIDAVVIATPDHWHAQVAVDAAKAGKDIYCEKPLALTIAEGRAMVDATRKYKRVFQTGSMQRSSYNFRQAAELVLNGYIGKIKEINVSVGEPVKQCDLPAMPAPDYLDWDMWVGPSPYRGYNPILSPPLEDDKWAWWRGYRDFGGGYITDWGAHMFDIVQWALGMDESGPVQFNPPKAANSNSGLSFNYANGVRVNHVQWGVHNAIQFIGEKGKIEVSREFIRSNPENLANLKLSSTDRRLYYSDNHYQDWVDAIKKRNKPICDVEIGHRTSSVCNAINIAYELQKDLKWNPQKEQFDNDYANLMRSRPYRGEWDFRKF; via the coding sequence ATGAAAAGAAGAGAATTTATAGCCAAGGGGATTGTATCCTCTTTGGCTTTCACAATTGTCCCGCGCGTTGTGTTAGGCGGAAATGGATTTCTTGCACCAAGTGATCGTATCAATCTTGGATTTATCGGTGTCGGAAAACAATCCTACACTTTGATGAACGGGCTCAATCGCTGCAAGGAAATCGCAAGTCTGGCGGCCTGCGATGTGGACCGTAACAAGTTGGCCGCATTTATTGCTGCGACAGCGAAAAAGCAAACGGAATTGTCAAAAGCACAGACTGAGATCAAGGCCTACCACCATTATCGCGAACTATTGGATCGGAAAGATATTGATGCTGTTGTTATTGCAACACCAGATCACTGGCATGCGCAGGTTGCTGTTGATGCAGCTAAAGCCGGCAAAGATATTTATTGTGAGAAACCCCTGGCGCTTACCATTGCCGAGGGGAGAGCAATGGTTGATGCAACCCGCAAATATAAACGTGTCTTTCAGACAGGTAGCATGCAGCGTTCTTCCTATAATTTTAGACAAGCCGCAGAACTGGTTCTCAATGGCTATATCGGCAAAATAAAAGAAATTAATGTGTCTGTGGGCGAACCGGTCAAACAATGCGACCTACCAGCTATGCCAGCACCGGATTATTTGGATTGGGATATGTGGGTAGGACCTTCACCTTACCGCGGTTATAACCCGATTTTAAGCCCACCGCTTGAGGATGATAAATGGGCTTGGTGGCGTGGTTACCGTGATTTCGGTGGTGGTTATATTACCGATTGGGGAGCACATATGTTTGATATTGTGCAATGGGCATTGGGCATGGACGAATCTGGCCCGGTGCAATTCAATCCACCTAAAGCAGCAAATAGCAATAGCGGGCTTTCCTTTAACTATGCCAATGGAGTTCGGGTAAACCATGTGCAATGGGGCGTACATAATGCGATTCAATTTATTGGTGAAAAAGGTAAGATTGAGGTAAGCCGCGAATTTATCCGTTCGAATCCCGAGAATTTGGCCAATCTTAAATTGAGCTCCACAGATCGTCGCCTGTATTACAGTGATAACCACTATCAGGATTGGGTAGACGCGATCAAAAAAAGAAATAAGCCGATCTGTGATGTTGAAATAGGCCATCGAACGAGCTCTGTTTGCAATGCCATTAACATAGCGTATGAACTTCAAAAGGATTTAAAATGGAATCCACAAAAGGAACAGTTCGACAATGATTATGCTAACCTCATGCGTAGCCGCCCTTATCGCGGAGAATGGGATTTTAGAAAGTTCTAA